The proteins below come from a single Miscanthus floridulus cultivar M001 chromosome 1, ASM1932011v1, whole genome shotgun sequence genomic window:
- the LOC136496411 gene encoding uncharacterized protein codes for MASTLAILRPSAPAPLAGGRARAAAPATARVALSSRSRYSSARVSLGSEVAVGADALFADYKPTTAFLFPGQGAQTVGMGAEAQSVPAATKLFNQANEILGYDLLDLCTNGPKEKLDSTVISQPAIYVTSLAAVEVLRARDGGQDVINSVDVTCGLSLGEYTALAFAGAFSFEDGLKLVKLRGEAMQDASDAANSAMVSVIGLDSEKVQELCDAANEEVDENERVQIANFLCPGNYAVSGGVKGIEVVEAKAKSFKARMTVRLAVAGAFHTSFMQPAVSRLESALAATEIRTPRIPVISNVDAQPHSDPDTIKQILAQQVTSPVQWETTVKTLMGKGLEKSYELGPGKVIAGILKRINKGASIENIGA; via the exons ATGGCCTCCACGCTCGCCATCCTCAGGCCCTCCGCGCCGGCCCCGCTCGCCGGCGGCCGGGCCCGGGCTGCCGCGCCGGCGACCGCGAGGGTGGCGCTGTCGTCCAGATCTAGGTATTCGTCGGCCAGGGTGTCCCTCGGCTCCGAGGTTGCAGTTGGCGCCGACGCGCTCTTCGCCGACTATAAGCCCACCACCGCTTTCCTCTTCCCCGGCCAG GGTGCCCAAACTGTTGGAATGGGGGCAGAAGCTCAGAGTGTTCCAGCAGCTACCAAATTGTTCAACCAGGCAAATGAAATCCTTGG ATATGATTTGCTGGATCTTTGCACCAATGGGCCAAAAGAAAAGCTTGACTCAACAGTGATCAGTCAG CCGGCAATATATGTTACCAGCCTTGCAGCAGTAGAGGTACTACGTGCACGCGATGGAGGCCAAGATGTGATTAACTCTGTAGATGTTACATGTGGTCTCAGTTTGGGAGAATATACTGCTCTTGCATTTGCTGGTGCTTTTAG CTTTGAGGACGGACTGAAGCTTGTCAAGCTAAGAGGAGAAGCTATGCAG GATGCTTCAGATGCTGCCAATAGTGCGATGGTTAGTGTGATTGGTCTGGATTCAGAAAAGGTGCAAGAACTATGTGATGCTGCTAATGAGGAAGTAGATGAAAATGAACGAGTTCAGATAGCAAACTTTCTGTGCCCT GGGAATTATGCAGTTTCTGGTGGTGTAAAAGGTATTGAAGTAGTTGAAGCCAAAGCAAAGTCCTTCAAGGCCAGAATGACG GTTCGCCTAGCTGTTGCTGGTGCTTTCCATACTAGCTTCATGCAACCAGCTGTTTCAAGGTTGGAATCTGCGTTGGCTGCCACTGAGATTAGAACACCTAGAATCCCGGTCATCTCCAATGTTGATGCGCAGCCCCACTCAGATCCTGACACCATCAAGCAGATTTTAGCGCAGCAG GTAACCTCTCCAGTGCAATGGGAAACGACTGTTAAGACTCTTATGGGCAAGGGGCTTGAGAAAAGTTATGAACTTGGACCAGGAAAG GTTATAGCAGGTATTCTCAAGAGAATCAACAAAGGCGCTAGCATTGAGAACATCGGGGCTTGA
- the LOC136496418 gene encoding small ribosomal subunit protein eS7-like encodes MYTARKKIQKEKGLEPSEFEDSVAQAFFDLENGNQELKSDLKDLYINNAIQMDVAGNRKAVVIHVPYRLRKAFRKIHVRLVRELEKKFSGKDVVIVATRRIVRPPKKGSAVQRPRTRTLTAVHDGIMEDVVYPAEIVGKRVRYRLDGAKIIKIFLDPNERNNTEYKLETYTAVYRRLCGKDVVFEYPMTENA; translated from the exons ATGTACACCGCgaggaagaagatccagaaggagAAGGGCCTTGAGCCCTCCGAGTTCGAGGACTCCGTCGCCCAG GCTTTCTTCGACCTGGAGAACGGCAACCAGGAGCTCAAGAGTGACCTTAAGGACCTGTACATCAACAATGCTAT CCAGATGGATGTTGCCGGGAACAGGAAGGCTGTTGTGATCCACGTCCCgtaccgcctgcgcaaggccttcAGGAAGATCCACGTCAGGCTCGTCAGGGAGCTTGAGAAGAAATTCAGCGGCAAG GATGTGGTAATTGTTGCCACAAGGAGGATCGTGAGGCCACCCAAGAAGGGTTCAGCTGTTCAGCGCCCTCGCACCAGAACTCTGACTGCTGTTCATGATGGCATCATGGAGGATGTTGTCTACCCAGCTGAGATTGTGGGGAAGCGTGTCAGATACCGTCTGGATGGTGCCAAGATCATCAAG ATCTTCTTGGACCCAAACGAGAGGAACAACACCGAATACAAGCTGGAGACCTACACTGCAGTCTACCGCAGGCTGTGTGGGAAAGACGTGGTCTTTGAGTACCCTATGACCGAAAATGCATAA
- the LOC136496428 gene encoding uncharacterized protein At5g01610-like: MDEIMNKVGAYWLGQRTNKEISSAGDDLESLSTSVGDGAKWLVNKLKGKMQKPLAELLKEHGLPVGLFPREATNYEFAPETRRLTVYIPSPCEVGYRDGSELRFDATVSGTLGDGRLTEVEGIKTKVLVWARVTAVKADAAKVHFTAGIKRSRSRDAYEVVRGGITVDEF; encoded by the exons ATGGACGAGATCATGAACAAGGTGGGCGCTTACTGGCTGGGGCAGAGGACCAACAAGGAGATCTCCTCGGCCGGCGACGACCTCGAA TCGCTGTCGACCAGCGTCGGGGATGGGGCGAAATGGCTAGTGAACAAGCTGAAAGGCAAGATGCAGAAGCCGCTGGCGGAGCTGCTCAAGGAGCACGGCCTTCCCGTGGGTCTGTTCCCGCGCGAGGCGACCAACTACGAGTTCGCGCCGGAGACGCGGCGCCTGACGGTGTACATCCCGTCCCCCTGCGAGGTCGGCTACCGCGACGGCTCCGAGCTGCGGTTCGACGCCACGGTGTCGGGCACGCTGGGCGACGGCCGCCTCACGGAGGTGGAGGGGATCAAGACCAAGGTGCTCGTCTGGGCCAGGGTCACCGCCGTCAAGGCCGACGCCGCCAAGGTCCACTTCACCGCGGGAATCAAGAGGTCGCGCAGCCGGGACGCCTACGAGGTCGTCAGGGGCGGCATCACCGTCGACGAGTTCTAG